In Streptomyces sp. NBC_00483, a single window of DNA contains:
- a CDS encoding sugar-binding domain-containing protein, whose translation MSHTHHDVAGHPRPQLVRAPDWHDLSGPWRFARDDADRGRAERWMDPEVTAPFTGVVTVPYPPESEASGARDAGFHPVLWYRRTIDVTRPAPGRRLLLHFGAVDHRAEVWVDGRLVGRHEGGHTGFSCDVTDVLDGDGEHVLVVRAEDQPLDVTQPRGKQDWHHDPHVIWYHRTSGIWQPVWLEEVPELHVTTLHWTPDVANARVRCRVRLSGWPASPVHVSVRLALGGRVLADQRTLAEGQETTFDIAVPALRNGQDLDGVLWSPEHPHLVDATVDIDDAADGAAVDHVSSYLGLRDIGWDDGLFLLNHKPYFLRLALQQGYWSGSHLAASAEELRREAELAKEIGLNGLRIHQKIEDPRFLYWADRLGLVLWGEMPSAYAFSTTTVERVVAEWTEAVSRDLSHPSIVAWIPLNESWSAPNPALVPEQRHFMDALYHLTKALDPSRPAVSNDGWEISAGDMWGVHDYTQSADVLRERYGHASLRQGELTEQWPGVRRLTLDGVRHQGQPVVLSEFGGATFEPAEGAEWFGYDTVATDKDFAERLSSLVGAAVNSGLAGFCYTQFTDTEQEVNGLLTADREPKLPVPELRAILTRTRD comes from the coding sequence TTGTCTCACACCCACCACGACGTCGCAGGACACCCCCGGCCGCAGCTCGTCCGGGCCCCGGACTGGCACGACCTGAGCGGTCCGTGGCGGTTCGCCCGTGACGACGCCGACCGCGGCCGCGCGGAGCGCTGGATGGACCCGGAGGTCACCGCGCCGTTCACCGGCGTCGTGACCGTGCCCTACCCGCCCGAGTCCGAGGCGTCCGGGGCGCGGGACGCCGGCTTCCACCCCGTGCTCTGGTACCGGCGCACGATCGACGTGACACGGCCCGCCCCGGGCCGCCGCCTGCTTCTGCACTTCGGTGCGGTCGACCACCGTGCGGAGGTCTGGGTGGACGGCCGCCTGGTCGGCCGGCACGAGGGCGGACACACCGGCTTCTCCTGCGATGTCACGGACGTGCTCGACGGGGACGGCGAGCACGTCCTCGTGGTGCGCGCGGAGGACCAGCCGCTCGACGTGACGCAGCCGCGCGGCAAGCAGGACTGGCACCACGACCCGCACGTCATCTGGTACCACCGCACCTCGGGGATCTGGCAGCCGGTGTGGCTGGAGGAGGTGCCCGAACTTCACGTGACGACGCTGCACTGGACTCCCGATGTCGCGAACGCCCGCGTCCGCTGCCGGGTGCGCCTGAGCGGGTGGCCGGCGTCGCCCGTGCATGTGTCGGTGCGGCTCGCGCTGGGCGGGCGCGTCCTCGCCGACCAGCGGACCCTCGCCGAAGGACAGGAGACGACGTTCGACATCGCGGTGCCCGCGCTGCGCAACGGCCAGGACCTGGACGGTGTGCTGTGGAGCCCGGAGCACCCGCACCTCGTGGACGCGACGGTCGACATCGACGATGCGGCGGACGGCGCGGCCGTCGATCATGTCTCGTCGTACCTCGGGCTGCGTGACATCGGCTGGGACGACGGACTCTTCCTGCTCAACCACAAGCCGTACTTCCTGCGGCTCGCGTTGCAGCAGGGCTACTGGTCGGGCTCGCACCTCGCGGCGTCGGCGGAGGAGCTGCGGCGGGAGGCCGAACTGGCCAAGGAGATCGGCCTCAACGGGCTGCGCATCCACCAGAAGATCGAGGATCCGCGCTTCCTGTACTGGGCGGACCGGCTCGGCCTCGTGCTGTGGGGCGAGATGCCGTCGGCGTACGCGTTCTCCACGACCACCGTCGAGCGGGTGGTCGCCGAGTGGACCGAGGCGGTCTCGCGCGACCTGAGTCACCCCTCGATCGTCGCCTGGATTCCCCTCAACGAATCCTGGTCCGCACCCAATCCGGCGCTCGTCCCCGAGCAGCGCCACTTCATGGACGCCCTGTACCACCTGACGAAGGCCCTCGACCCCTCGCGGCCCGCCGTCTCCAACGACGGCTGGGAGATCTCGGCCGGTGACATGTGGGGCGTGCACGACTACACGCAGAGCGCCGATGTGCTGCGCGAACGCTACGGCCATGCGTCCCTGCGCCAGGGTGAGTTGACCGAGCAGTGGCCCGGCGTCCGGCGCCTCACGCTGGACGGGGTGCGCCACCAGGGGCAGCCGGTCGTGCTCAGCGAGTTCGGCGGCGCCACCTTCGAACCGGCCGAGGGCGCCGAGTGGTTCGGCTACGACACCGTCGCCACCGACAAGGACTTCGCCGAGCGGCTGTCCTCGCTGGTGGGGGCCGCCGTGAACTCGGGGCTCGCCGGCTTCTGCTACACCCAGTTCACCGACACCGAGCAGGAGGTCAACGGCCTGCTGACGGCGGACCGCGAACCGAAGCTCCCCGTGCCCGAACTCCGCGCGATCCTCACCCGGACCCGCGACTGA